The DNA region GCGGGCGTGATGCCCTTCTTCAGCGGTGCCTCCACCGCGTGGACGAGTTCGAGCGGCCAACGCGCGGCGTCGGAGCCCTTCTTGCTCTCCCGCTCGACCACCAGCCAGTACCGTCCCGCCCGGTCGCAGAGGCCGGTGCCCTGCGCGGTGGGGATACGGGCGATCGCCGCGGTCAGCGGGGTCGCGCCCTCCTCCTGGGAGAAGTGCGCGGTCTCCGAACCGCAGGAGCTGTCGGTGCCGTACGCGATGCTGGTGCGCAGCGCGTCGAAGGTGTCGACGGCCGCCCCGGGCTGCGGCACCGCCGTCGCCGAGAAGTCCACCGTCGAGACGGCGTCCAGGTCGACGGCGTAGTACCGCTTCTCTCCCGGACCGATGGTGTCGAGATACTGCCCGGGTCCGAGCGCGGGCGCCCCCGCGCTCGTCGCCGTGCCCTCGATCCGCTCGCCCCGGAACCGGTAGCCGTCCGCGGAGAGTTGCGACGCCCGCTGCAACTGCCTGGCCAGCGACTCGGCGTCCGGTGCGTCGTAGTAGCGGCCGTTGCCCGCCGCCGCGATGCATTCGAGCTGCTCGCGGGCCGCGCCCTTCACCTGGAAGCCCACGGTGTCGATGCGCAGCCCGATGCCCTCCTTGCCGAGCTGCTCGGCGACCTCGCAGGGCCGTGGCGTACCGCAGTTGTCCTCGCCGTCGGAGATCAGCAGGATCGTGCGCGTACCGATGGAGCCGCCCGACGACTGCGGAAGGTCCTCGGCGGCCTTCCGCAGCGACAGGCCGATGGGAGTGTCCCCCCTGGGCTGTACGGCCGCCACGGCCCGCTTCACGGCCGCCCGGTCCAGTCCGCGCACCGGCCTCACGAGCCTGGTGTCCGTGCAGCCCCGGGCGCGGTCGGCGCCGTACACCCGCAGTCCGGTCGGATACCCGTCGGGAAGGCCGTCGACGACGGTCCCGACGGCCGTACGGGCACTCTCCATCCGGGTGTGCCCCGTGCCGTCGTCGTCCGCCATGGAGCCGGACGAGTCGAGAACCATGACCAAGCTGCCGCTCGGGCCGGTCCCGGACGCCTCCGCCCTGGCGGGCGCACCGCCCGCGGGCGCCGCCACGGCCGGCATCGCGCCCGCCACCAGGGCGAGCAGCGCCCCGCCGATCCATGCCCCCGCGACTGCGGTACGGCGGTGGTCCCGTGCCTTCACCCGTGCCCCCTCGACCAAAACCCGGCTATTTTGCTCACGCAACTTATTGATTTGCTCGGGTGAACTCAAGAGCACGGGTGTCACGGTCCCGCAACAGCACGAAGCCCCGGCCGCTCAGCGACCGGGGCCCGCAATCAGGCTGTTCTGTCTCACACACCCGAACCTGCGGGCACGGAGTCAGTCGCCTCCGTCCACAGATCCTGCTCGGCGCGATCCGCCTGGATCTGGCGGTACACGAGGAGCCCGCCGATGGCGGCCAGTGCGACCAGGAGAAGCTTCTTCACCGCGCGACCTCGTCTTTCCTTGACGTAGGGGACTTCTGCCGCCCGACTATACACACCGACCGATATCGACCGGTGACCTGCCTGCGACCCAACTGGCGCCCAGGGAAAAGCGATCGCCCGAGGGGCGCTCCGCCCTGAGGATCCGGTTCGCAGCCCGCGGCCCGGCACAAGCCCGTCAGGACCGGTTGAACCATACGAGTGGTGTTCATCCGAAGATCGGCGAATCGGTGGCGTCGGTCCATGAAATCGCGAGCCACATCCACATCATCAGAAAGGTAAGCAAACCGGACCACCCGAAAGCGAGGGGCCATGAGCACCTTCAAGCCCAAGAGCATCTGGACCGCCTTCGTCACCGCCCTCTTCGCCCTGCTCGCCGCACTGGGGCTCATGAGCACCCCGGCGACGGCAACGGAGCAGAGCGCCACGGAGCCGGCCACCACGACCCAGGAACACATGGGTGCGACCGCGGCAACCGCGACCACCCCGTCGGTGCGATGGACCCTTCCGCGTGACCGGGCGCTGCCACCCACGATGAAGCAGCGCATCCGCGCCGAGGCGCACGGCTCCTCGCCCGCCACCCGCCATCTGTCCGTCGACAGCACGGACGCCACGGACACCAGGAACGCCGCCCGCGCCGCCCACGGCGCCCCGGCGGGGGACGCGTCCCTGCTGCCACCCTGAGAGCCGCCGCGCTGACGTACTGAGCCCCCGGGCCGGTTCACACCGGACGGGGGCTTCTCCGTGCCCTCCAGCGGCCTTCTCGCCCACCGGAGCCAGCGCTGCGCCGCCTCGACGGTGTCCCCTCCACTGGTGTTGAACGCGATGGCGGCCCCTGGCGCATGGCGGCGGATCAGATTCACGATCTGCTCGAAGAGCGGAAGCAACTGCTCGGTCTTGCAGATCCCGCCCCCGACGACCACCACGTCCCACGGACGCTCGGCCAGCGACGCGACGATCGCGGGCTCGGCCGACTCGTCGAACACGACCAGCGTCATGGCCGCTTCGATGCCGAGCTCGCCGAACCGCCCCAGCTCCCCGGCGAGAGCCGCGCGAACGGCCTCCGCGTCGACGTCGGGCAGTGCCTGTGGGTCGTAACCGACAACAAGTACGGAAGACATACGGCCAACCCAATGACGCCGACCGTGGACGTCAGCCGTAATGCCGAAGGCCCCCAACCGGATTCGGCTGGGGGCCTTCGTACTGGTGGGGCTAACAGGATTTGAACCTGTGGCCTCATCCTTATCAGGGATGCGCTCTAACCAACTGAGCTATAGCCCCGCCGCGCTGTGCGCTGACTTCTGAAGATTAGCGCACGTCGGGGCCAGTCCCAAAATCGATACCCGGCGCCCTACTCGTCCTCGGCCAGCGTGAGCTCGATACCGCCCACGAAACCCGCCGACAAGTTGTAGATGAAGGAGCCCAGCGTCGCCAGCGCGGTCGCCAGAACCACGTCGATCACCGCGATGACCGAGGTGAAGATGAGAACCCTCGGCAGCGACAGGAACGACTGGAGATCGAAGCCGTTGCTGTCGTTCGAACCGGTGGCCTCGCTGATCGTTCCGCCCACGGTGGAGAAGACGCCCATCGCGTCCATCACCATCCACAGCACCGCGGACGCCACCACCGTGCAGATACCGAGCGCGATGGAGAGCAGGAAGCTGACCTTCATCACCGACCACGGATCGGCCTTGGCCACCCGCAGCCGCGCCTTGCGGGTACGCGGAGTCGTCCGCGCCCCCGTCCGCGGCCGCCGGGCCGCCTGCGCGGCGCCGACGCCCTGCACACCGCCCTGCGTGCCGTGCGGCCGACCGCCCTGGGTCCCGCCGGCGGGCGAGGGATACGCCTGCGGCGGGTGGTACGGCCCGCTCGCCTGCCCCGGCGCGGGCTCGCGCTCACCCGGCAACGGCCCGGTCGCGTAGCCCTCGTACTGGGGCTGAGGCCCCCGGGTGTCCGTCACAATGCCCCCTTGGGAGTCCGTGGCAGGGCCACGGGCACCGTTCGCTCCTGCTCCGGAAGCGGCCGAACCGGCGCCCGTGGCTCCACTCACGCTCTACTCCTCGTGCTCCCCGGCCGAAGGCGATGTGCCTTCGACATTGCCCTCGACCGTGCTCTCGGCACCCTCCGCCGTCGCAGCCTCGGTGTCCTCGGACCCCTCGACCTCTTCGGCCTCACGACCGGCTTCGGCGTTACGGGCAATACCGACGACGGCATCGCGCTTGCCCAGATTGATCAGTTGGACGCCCATGGTGTCACGGCCCGTCTCCCTGACTTCATTGACTCGCGTACGAATCACACCACCGCCGAGCGTGATGGCGAGGATCTCATCCGTCTCCTCGACCACCAGCGCGCCGACCAGCGAGCCCCGGTCCTCCACGATCTTGGCAGCCTTGATGCCCAGACCGCCACGGCCCTGAACCCGGTACTCGTCGACAGGGGTCCGCTTCGCGTACCCACCGTCGGTGGCAGTGAACACGAACGTACCCGGCCGGACAACATTCATCGAGAGCAGTTCGTCGCCCTCGCGGAAACTCATCCCCTTGACGCCCGAGGTCGCACGGCCCATCGGGCGCAGCGCATCGTCCGTCGCGGTGAACCTGATCGACTGGGCCTTCTTGCTGATGAGCAGCAGATCGTCCTCGGCCGAGACCAGCTCCGCACCGATCAGCTCGTCGGCGGTGCCTTCGGCGCCATCTGCCGTCTCCCGGAGGTTGATGGCGATGACACCACCGGAGCGCGGCGAGTCGTAGTCCTTCAGCGCGGTCTTCTTCACCAGACCGCCCTTCGTGGCCAGGATCAGATAGGGCGCGGCCTCGTAGTCACGGATCGCCAGGATCTGGGCGATCTGCTCGTCCGGCTGGAAGGCCAGCAGATTGGCGACATGCTGACCACGGGCGTCACGGCCGGCGTCCGGGAGCTCGTACGCCTTCGCCCGGTACACCCGGCCCTTGTTCGTGAAGAACAGCAGCCAGTGGTGCGTCGTCGACACGAAGAAGTGGTCGACGATGTCGTCTTCCTTGAGCTTCGTACCGCGCACGCCCTTGCCGCCGCGCTTCTGCGAGCGGTAGTCGTCCGTCTTCGTGCGCTTCACATAGCCGCCGCGCGAGATCGTGACGACGATGTCCTCCTCGGCGATCAGGTCCTCGATGGACATGTCACCGTCGAAGGGCACCAGCTTGGAACGCCGGTCGTCGCCGAACTTCTCGACGATCGCCGCCAGCTCCTCGCTGACGATCTTCCGCTGCCGCTCCGGCGACACCAGGATCGCGTTGTACTCATTGATCTTCGCCTGGAGCTCGTCGTGCTCGGCCGTGATCTTCTGGTGCTCCAGCGCGGCCAGGCGACGCAGCTGCATCTCCAGGATCGCGTTCGCCTGGATCTCGTCGATCTCCAGCAGGCCCATCAGGCCCTCGCGCGCCACCTCGACCGTCTGGCTCCGCCGGATGAGCGCGATGACCTCGTCGATCGCGTCCAGCGCCTTGAGCAGACCGCGCAGAATGTGCGCCCGCTCCTCCGCCTTGCGCAGACGGAACTTCGTACGCCGGACGATGACCTCGATCTGGTGCGTGACCCAGTGCCGGATGAACGCGTCGATCGACAGGGTGCGCGGCACACCGTCGACCAGCGCCAGCATGTTGGCGCCGAAGTTGCTCTGCAGATCGGTGTGCTTGTACAGGTTGTTCAGCACGACCTTGGCGACCGCGTCCCGCTTCAGCACGACGACCAGACGCTGACCGGTACGCGACGAGGTCTCGTCACGGACGTCCGCGATCCCGCCGACCTTGCCGTCCTTCACCAGGTCGGCGATCTTCTGCGCCAGGTTGTCGGGGTTGGTCTGGTACGGAAGCTCCGTGACGACCAGGCACTGCCGGTTCTGGATCTCCTCGACCGCGACGACCGCACGCATCGTGATCGAGCCACGGCCGGTGCGGTACGCCTCCTCGATGCCCTTGCGGCCCACGACGAGCGCGCCCGTCGGGAAGTCCGGGCCCTTGATCCGCTCGATCAGCGCTTCCAGGAGCTCCTCCTGAGAGGCCTCCGGGTGCTCCAGATACCACTGCGCACCGGCCGCGACCTCACGCAGGTTGTGCGGCGGGATGTTGGTCGCCATACCGACCGCGATGCCCGCCGAACCGTTGACCAGCAGGTTCGGGAACCGCGCCGGCAGAACCGTCGGCTCCTGGTTGCGGCCGTCGTAGTTGTCCTGGAAGTCGACGGTCTCCTCGTCGATGTCCCGGACCATCTCCATGGACAGCGGCATCATCTTGCACTCGGTGTACCGCATGGCGGCGGCCGGGTCGTTGCCCGGAGAACCGAAGTTGCCGTTGGAGTCCACCAGCGGCATGCGCATCGACCACGGCTGCGCCAGACGCACCAGTGCGTCGTAGATCGACGAGTCACCGTGCGGGTGGTACGTACCCATGACGTCACCGACGACACGGGCGCACTTGTAGAAGCCCTTCTCGGGCCGGTAGCCGCCGTCGTACATCGCGTACAGCACCCGGCGGTGCACGGGCTTGAGACCGTCCCGTACGTCCGGCAGCGCACGCGAGACGATGACGGACATCGCGTAATCGAGGTAGGAGCGCTGCATCTCCGTCTCGAGCCCCACGGGCTCGACACGCATGCTCACGCCGGCGGCGGGTTCCTCTTCAGGTGTCACAGGGGTGTTCTCGTCGGCCATTGCTGGTCAAAGTCCTTTCGAGCGGCGGCTTGCTGGTACGGCCGACTCAGATGTCGAGGAAGCGGACGTCCTTGGCGTTGCGCTGGATGAACGAGCGCCGCGCCTCGACGTCCTCGCCCATCAGCACCGAGAAGAGGTCGTCGGCCTGCGCCGCGTCGTCCAGCGTGACCTGGCCGAGGACCCGGTGGTCGATGTCCATCGTGGTGACGCGCAGCTCCTCGGCGTTCATCTCGCCGAGACCCTTGAAGCGCTGGATCGAGTCTTCCTTGATCCGCTTGCCGTTCTGCTTGCCCAGCTCGACCAGGGCGTCGCGCTCCCGGTCCGAGTACGCGTACTCGAAGTCGTCCCGGCCCCACTTGATCTTGTAGAGCGGCGGGCGGGAGAGATACACGTGCCCGGCCTCGACCAGCGGACGCATGAAACGGAAGAGGAACGTCAGCAGCAGGGTGTTGATGTGCTGACCGTCGACATCGGCGTCCGCCATCAGGATGATCTTGTGATAGCGCAGCTTCTCGATGTCGAAGTCCTCGTGGACCCCGGTACCGAAGGCCGAGATCAGCGCCTGGACCTCGGTGTTCTGCAGGATCTTGTCGACCCGGGCCTTCTCGACGTTCAGAATCTTGCCGCGGATCGGCAGGATCGCCTGGTACATCGGGTTACGGCCGGACTTCGCCGAACCACCGGCGGAGTCACCCTCGACGATGAAGATCTCGCACTTCGTCGGGTCGTTGGACTGGCAGTCGCTCAGCTTGCCCGGCAGCGAGGCGCTCTCCAGGAGCCCCTTGCGACGGGTCAGATCACGCGCCTTGCGGGCCGCGACACGGGCCGTGGCCGCCGCGATGCCCTTGCGGATGATGTCGGCGGCCTCGTTCGGATTGCGGTCGAACCAGTCCGTGAGCTGCTCGTGGACGACCTTCTGGACGAAGGTCTTCGCCTCCGTGTTGCCCAGCTTGGTCTTCGTCTGGCCCTCGAACTGCGGCTCGCCCAGCTTCACCGAGATGATCGCGGTGAGGCCCTCGCGGATGTCGTCACCCGTGAGGTTGTCGTCCTTCTCGCGCAGCAGCTTCTTCTCGCGCGCGTACTTGTTGACCAGCGTGGTCAGCGCGGCGCGGAAGCCTTCCTCGTGCGTACCGCCCTCATGCGTGTGGATCGTGTTCGCGAAGGAGTAGACGCCCTCGCTGTACTGCGTGTTCCACTGCATGGCGATCTCGGCCGAGAGGAGGCGCTCCTTGTCCTCGGCGTCGATGTCGATCACCGACTGGTGAATGACGTCGCCCTTGCGGGAGTTCAGGTACTTCACGAAGTCGACGATGCCGCCCTCGTAGTGGTACGTGACCGTGCGGGCCTGCTCCGCCTCGGCGACCTCGGCCACCTCAGCGACTTCGGCACCCAGCGTCGCCTTCGCCGACTCGCGCTCGTCGGTGAGCTTGATCGTCAGACCCTTGTTGAGGAACGCCATCTCCTGGAAGCGGCGCGACAGGGTCTCGAAGGAGTACTCGGTCGTCTCGAAGATGTCCCCGTCGGCCCAGAAGGTGACGGCCGTCCCCGACTCGTCGGTGGCCTCGTTGCGGGCCAGCGGAGCGGTGGGCACACCGAGCTTGTAGTCCTGGGTCCAGCGGTAACCGTCCCGCCTGACCTCGACCGAGACCCGCGACGACAGCGCGTTCACCACGGAGACACCGACACCGTGCAGACCGCCGGAGACGGCGTAGCCGCCGCCGCCGAACTTGCCGCCGGCGTGCAGCACCGTCAGCACGACCTCGACCGCGGGCTTCTTCTCCGACGGCACGATGTCGACCGGGATGCCTCGGCCGTTGTCGATCACACGGACCCCGCCGTCGGGGAGGATCGTGACGTCGATCGTGTCCGCGTGCCCGGCCAGAGCCTCGTCGACCGAGTTGTCGACAACCTCGTACACGAGGTGGTGGAGGCCGCGCTCACCGGTCGAACCGATGTACATGCCAGGTCGCTTACGGACCGCGTCCAAGCCCTCGAGGACGGTGATCGCGCTGGCGTCGTACGAGGCCGTGACCTCGCCCGAGCCGACCGCCTCGCCGGAGGCGGTGACCTCGGCGCTCTCACCGGGTGTGGACGGAATGTTCTCGTTGGGGTTGCCGGAATCGGCCACGAAGCGCCCTTTCTGGCACAGCACAGGCCGTTCTCCGGGCAAACGGGAGCGGCTGCGTCATTCGGCTTGTATCGACGACTCCCGCAAGGATGCGGGATTGTCCGCCAGTCTACCGGTAGCGCTGACATGAATGGGGGTTTGCCGGTACCTGAGTACGCATGTGCCGCCCTGAATGAGCGGCTGACGACTCCCCATATTCAGGAAGGGCCCTCAGGAGGCTCACGCGGGCCTTGAGCGCTTCGGCCTGTCAACCTCCCGCTACCGTGAGGGACGCCCCATTCTCGGCGCGTGGCCTCAATCGCCAGATACCCGTACAAAACGGAACCAGCGGACAGCGCCCCACGCAGACAGCACTGCCCCGCGGCAGAGCCGCATCCGAGCCGGGAGCGGGCCCGCACAGAGCCCGGAATCGGCATGGAATCAGTAAGGGCAGAAGCCCGACAACAGCCCGACAACGAGGAAAACGCCAGGTCAGCCGTATGTATCGCCCGGACCGGTGCTCCCAGGCGCCCGCAGCGGACCGAACCTGCGCTGCGGACCACCAGGACCCAGCACCTTGATCAACCGCACCGTGCCCTGCCCGAGATCCGCATTCAGCCGGGCCACCAGCTGAGGCGCCAGCAACCGCAGCTGCGTCGCCCACGCCGTCGAGTCGCACTGCACCGTCAGCACCCGCTCGGCCGGATCTTCGTCGTACCGCAACGGCACACAATGATTGGCCAGATCTTCACCGACGATCTGCGGCCAGCGCCCCATCACCCCACCCACCGCCGCCGGAGTCTCCCAGCCTCGCTCGGTGATCAGACGGTTGATCGCGGAACCCAGCGGCAACGGATCACGCCCATCGGCCCGCGCGCCCGAACGCAGCCCGCCGCCCCGCCTGGCCTGCTTCTTCTGCTGCGCGGCAGCACCACGCGCCCGCGCCTGCTCCTTGGCCGCGCGCAACGCCACCCGCGCCAGATCGACACCCGAAGGCTCCGGAGCCCCGGCCCCGCCGGAACGCTCCTGCGACGGCTCCCCGGCCCCCTTGCCGCGGCCGCTCACAGCCGCTCCACCTCGCCCGCGGACACCGCGTACCGCGTCCCCGCCAGCACACCCGGAACATCGTCGTCCACCGCGGCCGTCACCAGCACCTGCTCACCCGGAGCCACCAGCTCCGCCAGCCGCTCACGACGCCGCGCGTCCAGTTCCGCAAAAACGTCGTCGAGCACCAGCACCGGCTCGTTGCCCTCGCTGCGCAGCAGATCGTACGAAGCCAGCCGCAGCGCCAACGCATACGACCAGGACTCGCCATGGCTCGCGTACCCCTTGGCCGACATCCCCCGCAGCCCCAGCAGCACATCGTCACGGTGCGGACCGACCAGCGTCACACCCCGCTCGATCTCCTGCTTGCGGACATCCGCCAGGGCGGCAATCAGCTGCTCGTACAGCTCCTCACGGGTACGCGCGGACCCCACGTCCGCCCCGACCGAGCTGCGGTACTCCAACGCCACCGGGCCGCCGCCCGGCGCGACATCCCCATACGCCTTGTCCGCCAGCGGTTGCAGGGTCGCGATCAGATCCAGCCGCTGCGCCAGCAGCTCCGCACCCACCCGGCCCAGATGCTGGTCCCACACGTCGAGCGTGGAGAGGTCCATCGACCTGCCGCCGTGCCGACGCGCCATCGCCGCCGACTTCAGCAGGGTGTTGCGCTGCTTCAGCACCCGCTCGTAGTCCGAGCGCACACCCGCCATCCGCGGCGAACGAGCCGTGATCAACTCGTCGAGAAAGCGCCGACGCTCCCCAGGGTCCCCCTTGACCAGCGCCAGATCCTCCGGCGCGAACAGCACCGTACGTACTATCCCCAGCACATCACGCGGTCTGACCTGCGACGATCTATTGATACGAGCCCGATTGGCCTTGCCGGGATTGAGCTCCAGCTCGATCAGCTGCGAACGCTCTCCCTGCGTCACAGCGGCGCGGATGACAGCCCGGTCCGCGCCCATCCGCACCAACGGCGCATCGGAGGAGACCCGATGGCTGCCGAGCGTCGCGAGATAGCCGACCGCCTCCACCAGATTCGTCTTGCCCTGGCCATTGGCCCCCACAAAAGCGGTGACGCCCGGCTCGAGAGGTACCTCGACCCGGGCGTACGAGCGGAAGTCGGCCAGCGAGAGATGCGTGACATGCATGGGTGTACGCCGACCTTCCCGGCTTCCTGCTCCGTGCTTCGTGGAGCGGACCGGACGCCTTGGTCCGGCCCGCCACCCGTTGCGGTTACTTCTTGTTCTCGACCGCGTGGCCACCGAACTGGTTGCGCAGCGCGGCAATCATCTTCATCTGCGGGGAGTCGTCCTGGCGCGAGGCGAAACGCGCGAAGAGCGACGCGGTGATCGCGGGCAGCGGCACCGCGTTGTCGATCGCGGCCTCCACCGTCCACCGGCCCTCACCGGAGTCGGCGGCGAAGCCACGGAGCTTGTCGAGGTGCTCGTCGTCGTCCAGCGCGTTGACCGCCAGGTCGAGCAGCCAGGAACGGATGACCGTGCCCTCCTGCCAGGACCGGAAGACCTCGCGCACATCGGTGACTGAGTCGACCTTCTCCAGGAGCTCCCAGCCCTCGGCGTAGGCCTGCATCATGGCGTACTCGATGCCGTTGTGGACCATCTTCGCGAAGTGGCCGGCGCCGACCTTGCCCGCGTGGACGGAACCGAAGTCGCCCTCGGGCTTCAGCGCGTCGAAGATCGGCTGGACCTTCGCCACGTTCTCGGCGTCGCCGCCGTACATCAGCGCGTAGCCGTTCTCCAGGCCCCAGACGCCGCCGGAGACGCCGCAGTCCACGAAGCCGATGCCCTTGATGCCCAGCTCGACCGCGTGCTTCTCGTCGTCGGTCCAGCGGGAGTTCCCGCCGTCCACGACGATGTCGCCGGGCGAGAGGAGACCGGCGAGCTCGTCGATCGTGGCCTGGGTCGGGGCGCCGGCCGGAACCATCACCCAGACGACCCGGGGACCCTTCAGCTTGCCCACAAGCTCTTCGAGGCTGTGGACATCGGAGACGTCCGGGTTGCGGTCGTAACCGATGACGGTGTGGCCTGCGCGGCGGATGCGCTCGCGCATGTTGCCGCCCATCTTGCCGAGGCCGACGAGACCGAGCTCCATCAGAGATTCCTTAAGCGTTGTGCCGATTCGTACCCAAGGACGAGCCTACGCCCGGCCGGGGACGGGCCGACGGGCATGCTCGGCGTCGAGCGTGCCCGTCGGGATCTGCCATGACAGGACCGATGACCGGATCAGCCGGAGAGGCGGACCGGCATGATCAGGTACTTGTACGCGTCATCCGCTTCGGCATCCACAGCCGGACGGCCGCTGAGCAGCGCGGGCTTGGTGGACGTCGTGAAGGAGAGCTGGGCGACCGGGGAATCGATCGCGCTCAGCCCGTCCAGCAGGAAGGTCGGGTTGAAGGCGATCGAGATGTCGTCGCCCTCCAGCACCGCGTCGACCCGCTCCACAGCCTGTGCGTCGTCGCTGGAGCCCGCTTCCAGGATCAGCACGCCCTGCTCGAAGCTGAGCCGCACCGGGGTGTTCCGCTCGGCGACGAGAGCCACACGCTTGACGGCCTCGACGAACGGCGCCGTCTCGATGACCGCGACCGAGTTGAACTCCGTGGGGAAGAGCGTGCGGTACTTCGGCAGATCGCCTTCGAGCAGCCGCGTGGTCGTACGTCGGCCCGCGCCCTCGAAACCGATCAGCCCCTCACCGGCACCCGAGCCGGAAAGCGCCAGGGTCACCGTGTCACCGCTGGTCAGGGCCTTGGCGGTGTCCAGCAGCGTCTTGGCAGGCACCAGGGCGACAGCGGAGGCGTCCGGATTCTCCGGCTTCCAGAGGAACTCGCGGACCGCGAAGCGGTAGCGGTCGGTCGAGGCCAGGGTGACGGTGTCGCCCTCAATCTCGATCCGCACACCGGTCAGCACCGGCAGCGTGTCGTCCCGGCCCGCGGCGATGGCGACCTGGGCGGCGGCCGAGGCGAAGACCTCGCCGGGGACCGTGCCCGTCGCGGTCGGCATCTCGGGAAGTGCCGGGTACTCCTCCACAGGAAGGGTGTGGAGTGTGAATCGTGAGGAGCCGCAGATCACGGTCGCCCGTACACCGTCTGTGGAAATCTCCACCGGGCGGTTGGGGAGGGCGCGGCAGATGTCGGCGAGCAGCCGGCCGGAGACCAGCACCGTGCCGTCCTCCTCGACCTCGGCGTCCACCGAGACCCGGGCCGAGACCTCGTAGTCGAAGCTGGAGAAGCTGAGGGCCCCGTCCTCAGCCTTCAGCAGAAGGCCCGCAAGAACGGGCGCCGGCGGACGGGCCGGGAGGCTACGGGCCACCCAGGCCACAGCCTCCGCGAGTACATCGCGCTCCACCCGGATCTTCACCGGAACCGCCTCCTGCTGTTGCTCGCTCGCCCTGCTGGCCTTCGTCGTCTGATCGCGTCTCCCGCCGATGAGGCAGCGAGGACGCCGGGGACCAGTCTGACGTACGGCACCGACACTCGGTGCTGCTCGGGGTCAAGTCGCGACAAGAGGTTCGGAGAGCTCCGGCGCCGAGTTGTGCACAGGCCCCACTTCGAAGCGGATTCCGGGCTAACTCTATGTGGCAGTAGTAGTAGGGCCTGTGGAAACCGTGGATAACGTCGTTTCCGCAGGTCAAGTCCTGTTTTTTGTCCACTGCCCCTGTGGGTGGCACCGGTGGACAACACGGCGCTTCTGTGGACACGCGAAAGTTCTGCACACCCGATGCA from Streptomyces sp. NBC_01591 includes:
- the gyrA gene encoding DNA gyrase subunit A, whose amino-acid sequence is MADENTPVTPEEEPAAGVSMRVEPVGLETEMQRSYLDYAMSVIVSRALPDVRDGLKPVHRRVLYAMYDGGYRPEKGFYKCARVVGDVMGTYHPHGDSSIYDALVRLAQPWSMRMPLVDSNGNFGSPGNDPAAAMRYTECKMMPLSMEMVRDIDEETVDFQDNYDGRNQEPTVLPARFPNLLVNGSAGIAVGMATNIPPHNLREVAAGAQWYLEHPEASQEELLEALIERIKGPDFPTGALVVGRKGIEEAYRTGRGSITMRAVVAVEEIQNRQCLVVTELPYQTNPDNLAQKIADLVKDGKVGGIADVRDETSSRTGQRLVVVLKRDAVAKVVLNNLYKHTDLQSNFGANMLALVDGVPRTLSIDAFIRHWVTHQIEVIVRRTKFRLRKAEERAHILRGLLKALDAIDEVIALIRRSQTVEVAREGLMGLLEIDEIQANAILEMQLRRLAALEHQKITAEHDELQAKINEYNAILVSPERQRKIVSEELAAIVEKFGDDRRSKLVPFDGDMSIEDLIAEEDIVVTISRGGYVKRTKTDDYRSQKRGGKGVRGTKLKEDDIVDHFFVSTTHHWLLFFTNKGRVYRAKAYELPDAGRDARGQHVANLLAFQPDEQIAQILAIRDYEAAPYLILATKGGLVKKTALKDYDSPRSGGVIAINLRETADGAEGTADELIGAELVSAEDDLLLISKKAQSIRFTATDDALRPMGRATSGVKGMSFREGDELLSMNVVRPGTFVFTATDGGYAKRTPVDEYRVQGRGGLGIKAAKIVEDRGSLVGALVVEETDEILAITLGGGVIRTRVNEVRETGRDTMGVQLINLGKRDAVVGIARNAEAGREAEEVEGSEDTEAATAEGAESTVEGNVEGTSPSAGEHEE
- a CDS encoding DLW-39 family protein, giving the protein MKKLLLVALAAIGGLLVYRQIQADRAEQDLWTEATDSVPAGSGV
- a CDS encoding DUF6344 domain-containing protein yields the protein MSTFKPKSIWTAFVTALFALLAALGLMSTPATATEQSATEPATTTQEHMGATAATATTPSVRWTLPRDRALPPTMKQRIRAEAHGSSPATRHLSVDSTDATDTRNAARAAHGAPAGDASLLPP
- a CDS encoding DUF3566 domain-containing protein, which produces MTDTRGPQPQYEGYATGPLPGEREPAPGQASGPYHPPQAYPSPAGGTQGGRPHGTQGGVQGVGAAQAARRPRTGARTTPRTRKARLRVAKADPWSVMKVSFLLSIALGICTVVASAVLWMVMDAMGVFSTVGGTISEATGSNDSNGFDLQSFLSLPRVLIFTSVIAVIDVVLATALATLGSFIYNLSAGFVGGIELTLAEDE
- the gyrB gene encoding DNA topoisomerase (ATP-hydrolyzing) subunit B; its protein translation is MLCQKGRFVADSGNPNENIPSTPGESAEVTASGEAVGSGEVTASYDASAITVLEGLDAVRKRPGMYIGSTGERGLHHLVYEVVDNSVDEALAGHADTIDVTILPDGGVRVIDNGRGIPVDIVPSEKKPAVEVVLTVLHAGGKFGGGGYAVSGGLHGVGVSVVNALSSRVSVEVRRDGYRWTQDYKLGVPTAPLARNEATDESGTAVTFWADGDIFETTEYSFETLSRRFQEMAFLNKGLTIKLTDERESAKATLGAEVAEVAEVAEAEQARTVTYHYEGGIVDFVKYLNSRKGDVIHQSVIDIDAEDKERLLSAEIAMQWNTQYSEGVYSFANTIHTHEGGTHEEGFRAALTTLVNKYAREKKLLREKDDNLTGDDIREGLTAIISVKLGEPQFEGQTKTKLGNTEAKTFVQKVVHEQLTDWFDRNPNEAADIIRKGIAAATARVAARKARDLTRRKGLLESASLPGKLSDCQSNDPTKCEIFIVEGDSAGGSAKSGRNPMYQAILPIRGKILNVEKARVDKILQNTEVQALISAFGTGVHEDFDIEKLRYHKIILMADADVDGQHINTLLLTFLFRFMRPLVEAGHVYLSRPPLYKIKWGRDDFEYAYSDRERDALVELGKQNGKRIKEDSIQRFKGLGEMNAEELRVTTMDIDHRVLGQVTLDDAAQADDLFSVLMGEDVEARRSFIQRNAKDVRFLDI
- a CDS encoding vWA domain-containing protein encodes the protein MPAVAAPAGGAPARAEASGTGPSGSLVMVLDSSGSMADDDGTGHTRMESARTAVGTVVDGLPDGYPTGLRVYGADRARGCTDTRLVRPVRGLDRAAVKRAVAAVQPRGDTPIGLSLRKAAEDLPQSSGGSIGTRTILLISDGEDNCGTPRPCEVAEQLGKEGIGLRIDTVGFQVKGAAREQLECIAAAGNGRYYDAPDAESLARQLQRASQLSADGYRFRGERIEGTATSAGAPALGPGQYLDTIGPGEKRYYAVDLDAVSTVDFSATAVPQPGAAVDTFDALRTSIAYGTDSSCGSETAHFSQEEGATPLTAAIARIPTAQGTGLCDRAGRYWLVVERESKKGSDAARWPLELVHAVEAPLKKGITPAQSQPEYGKGGEDAVLPSGDPRDVRGGTGFNDAEEIGRGVWRDRILPAQTLWYKVPAGWGQQVRYDVEFANEPTVERGGSTYSYGATQLFTPARFPLTGGGEFSPTTLYSGRPSAIRMGGVPVAWTNRYESGSQVRPVHAGGDFYISVTLGARAADIAENPQIGVVLRVSVLGDELAGPQHNAPVAAKKADKKGNSISVGDSGGTGGAGWTGIAAAAGAGAVVVVIAGLVFVRGRRGRAAQTTRGSA